From one Cyanobacterium stanieri PCC 7202 genomic stretch:
- a CDS encoding glycine cleavage system H protein (PFAM: Glycine cleavage H-protein~TIGRFAM: glycine cleavage system H protein~COGs: COG0509 Glycine cleavage system H protein (lipoate-binding)~InterPro IPR003016:IPR002930:IPR017453~KEGG: cyt:cce_2643 glycine cleavage system protein H~PFAM: glycine cleavage H-protein~SPTR: Glycine cleavage system H protein;~TIGRFAM: glycine cleavage system H protein), with product MSLEYPEDLKYLDSHEYVRIEDDEDIATIGLSAFALEELGDVVFLELPELGDAIALGDNIGTVESVKAVSEIYAPVSGTVVDRNEMLIEQPEAIADDPYGEGWLVKVRLDDPNEELEDALSAEEYRALVEPEA from the coding sequence ATGAGCTTAGAATATCCCGAAGATTTAAAATATCTTGATTCCCATGAGTATGTACGCATAGAAGACGATGAAGACATCGCCACCATCGGCTTGAGTGCTTTTGCCCTTGAGGAATTGGGAGATGTAGTCTTTTTGGAGTTACCAGAATTAGGAGATGCGATCGCCCTTGGGGACAATATTGGTACGGTAGAATCTGTTAAGGCAGTGTCAGAAATTTATGCCCCCGTATCAGGCACAGTGGTTGACCGTAACGAAATGTTAATCGAACAACCAGAGGCGATCGCCGATGATCCTTACGGTGAAGGTTGGTTAGTCAAAGTGCGTTTGGATGATCCTAATGAGGAATTAGAAGATGCCCTCAGTGCCGAAGAATACCGAGCCTTAGTAGAACCCGAAGCCTAG
- a CDS encoding FAD dependent oxidoreductase (PFAM: FAD dependent oxidoreductase~COGs: COG0665 Glycine/D-amino acid oxidase (deaminating)~InterPro IPR006076~KEGG: cyt:cce_2478 hypothetical protein~PFAM: FAD dependent oxidoreductase~SPTR: Putative uncharacterized protein): MSNYDAIVVGAGLTGSALAYELAKQNRKVLLVEKNLNFSNGTVYSYGGIAYWCGTDDRTISLCQEGLKIQQNLTDELDYDIQYRDLDLLFTIPHAQNPDEVAKNYQDFWIKPELLSVEDSCNREPLLNGEAISGCLRFPHGHVNPRRVMEGYQKAFEKLGGEIREELVMDLETKGSRTVGIKTEEKSYFAEEIILCAGAFCRHLLAKVGVNLPIYFTHAQLIKTKPTDIKLRCLVMPSTTARFLMEKDVTALAKDSIWTNPSDDLQAEVLEPGAIQFLDGSLCLGQISQIRTNPHAPVAPRASEEKIRGAIAHYLPSLAHLEGQWHNCQVAFSKGVPFQVGRVDEMEGLSVFSGFTSPFVFVPPLARKFTHFLTTGEGDFTLKTS; encoded by the coding sequence ATGAGTAATTATGATGCGATCGTAGTTGGTGCTGGTTTGACTGGTTCTGCATTAGCTTATGAGTTGGCGAAACAAAATAGGAAGGTTTTGTTAGTAGAAAAAAACTTGAATTTTTCTAATGGAACTGTTTATAGTTATGGGGGCATCGCTTATTGGTGTGGTACGGACGATCGCACCATATCTTTATGTCAAGAAGGGTTAAAAATTCAACAAAATCTGACGGATGAGCTAGATTATGACATTCAATATCGAGATTTAGATTTACTGTTTACCATTCCCCATGCTCAAAATCCTGATGAGGTGGCGAAGAATTATCAAGATTTTTGGATTAAACCTGAGTTGTTGAGTGTTGAGGATAGTTGTAACCGAGAGCCTTTGTTAAATGGGGAGGCTATTTCTGGCTGTTTACGTTTTCCCCATGGTCATGTTAATCCTCGCAGGGTAATGGAGGGTTATCAAAAAGCCTTTGAAAAATTGGGGGGAGAAATCCGAGAGGAATTGGTGATGGATTTAGAAACCAAAGGAAGTCGCACCGTGGGCATCAAAACAGAGGAAAAAAGTTATTTTGCCGAGGAAATAATTTTATGTGCGGGGGCTTTTTGTCGTCATCTGTTGGCTAAGGTGGGGGTTAATTTACCGATTTATTTTACCCATGCCCAGTTGATTAAAACTAAACCGACGGATATTAAATTGCGTTGTTTGGTGATGCCTAGCACCACGGCACGATTTTTGATGGAGAAGGATGTGACGGCGTTGGCAAAGGATTCTATTTGGACAAATCCCAGTGATGATTTACAGGCAGAAGTCCTAGAACCGGGGGCAATTCAATTTTTAGATGGCAGTCTTTGTTTAGGTCAAATCAGTCAAATTCGCACCAATCCCCATGCTCCTGTCGCACCTAGGGCTAGTGAGGAGAAGATTCGAGGGGCGATCGCCCATTATTTACCTTCCTTAGCTCATCTCGAAGGGCAATGGCATAATTGCCAAGTGGCTTTTAGTAAAGGTGTACCATTTCAGGTGGGTAGAGTGGATGAAATGGAAGGGCTGTCGGTATTTTCTGGATTTACTAGCCCTTTTGTGTTTGTTCCCCCCCTAGCTCGGAAATTCACTCATTTTTTGACCACGGGGGAGGGTGATTTTACCCTCAAAACCTCCTAG
- a CDS encoding MscS Mechanosensitive ion channel (PFAM: Mechanosensitive ion channel~COGs: COG0668 Small-conductance mechanosensitive channel~InterPro IPR006685~KEGG: cyt:cce_4585 hypothetical protein~PFAM: MscS Mechanosensitive ion channel~SPTR: Putative uncharacterized protein) encodes MRKLITKYLSIFILSLIFIINFTPQAFAQLPFFNLPTSSVVDFPETPDWDLNKARPCGRYWCSDVYLFGNSELMEEQLTLALPREAEKTSAEIAIDVEQRAKFVQNIFEGIFQSIINSESFEFLEERQSLGFWFFNREKPRHPFTPIVEVGTENNQTVVFVPRQPTLGISSQALVTVTEVDASANVSTIPELGQEWRQQVANSLSDALWGAEMNHQQPLLRFQLSVMVVIIALIFIILVDKFKRFIKKISKILRQELQEIRKTLTVDPEAHKKEDENTQVTTGVTTGGYSQPISGRIPTQGKPVPRKIERFRRILAKLFNDSINNSIQVIGEGLQIPTKILPKVYQQRQNVIKQQLNLIQLVVRISLLAQITAILLSLGTIVITFRETRYLFNLFFSQAILIPIIWIGIVLVDKIGDFWIDYTLNRWAKERQELFPNSNRPTLRVNTYSPALQGATTFIFTVIGLSLTFAFTGLNPSVVAGAGAVAVVFAFLSRNLLEDMLNGILILCTDRFAVGDVVEINGLAGCVETMNLYATSLRNLDGQLIVIPNGHISTVINMTKNWSRVNFTIEIAWNQDIKTATNLIHEVAEKLYEEQEWQEKILEPADILGIEKVSHDGIMIRLLIKTLPAEQWAVGRELRLRVKEAFDRAGISLGIPQREIWHREPNPPNGATASVNN; translated from the coding sequence ATGCGTAAACTAATTACCAAATACCTGAGTATCTTTATTCTCAGTTTGATTTTTATCATTAACTTTACCCCCCAAGCCTTTGCACAACTTCCCTTTTTCAACCTCCCCACCAGTAGTGTGGTGGACTTTCCCGAAACCCCAGATTGGGATTTGAATAAAGCTCGTCCATGCGGTAGATATTGGTGTAGTGACGTTTACCTGTTCGGTAATTCCGAACTAATGGAAGAACAATTAACCCTCGCCCTACCAAGGGAAGCAGAAAAAACATCCGCCGAAATTGCCATCGATGTTGAACAAAGAGCCAAATTTGTACAAAACATCTTTGAGGGTATTTTTCAAAGCATTATCAATTCAGAATCCTTTGAATTTTTAGAAGAAAGACAATCTTTAGGTTTTTGGTTTTTTAATAGAGAAAAACCCCGTCATCCCTTCACCCCCATCGTCGAAGTAGGAACAGAAAATAATCAAACCGTGGTATTTGTACCACGACAACCCACTTTAGGAATTTCCTCCCAAGCCCTTGTCACCGTTACCGAAGTAGATGCCAGTGCCAATGTCTCTACCATTCCCGAATTAGGACAAGAATGGAGGCAACAAGTGGCAAACTCCCTCAGTGATGCTTTATGGGGAGCAGAAATGAATCATCAACAACCCTTATTGAGATTTCAGCTATCAGTAATGGTTGTAATTATTGCCCTTATTTTTATTATCCTTGTAGATAAATTCAAAAGATTTATCAAGAAAATATCCAAAATTCTTCGACAAGAATTACAAGAGATAAGAAAAACCCTTACAGTTGATCCAGAAGCCCATAAAAAAGAGGACGAAAACACTCAAGTAACCACTGGAGTTACTACTGGTGGTTATAGCCAACCTATATCAGGTAGAATCCCCACCCAAGGAAAACCCGTCCCCAGAAAAATAGAACGATTTAGAAGAATATTAGCCAAACTTTTTAACGACAGTATTAACAATAGTATCCAAGTGATTGGGGAAGGGTTACAAATCCCCACCAAAATTTTACCGAAAGTTTATCAACAAAGACAAAATGTTATTAAACAACAACTAAATCTAATCCAATTAGTTGTCAGAATTAGTTTACTAGCCCAAATTACTGCAATTTTACTCAGTTTGGGTACTATTGTGATTACCTTTAGGGAAACCCGTTATTTATTTAACCTCTTCTTTTCCCAAGCCATTCTTATTCCTATTATCTGGATTGGTATTGTCTTGGTAGACAAAATAGGAGACTTTTGGATTGATTACACCCTCAACAGATGGGCCAAAGAAAGACAGGAATTATTCCCCAACTCCAACCGCCCTACCCTAAGAGTCAATACCTATTCTCCTGCCCTTCAGGGAGCGACCACTTTCATTTTTACCGTCATTGGTCTTTCTTTGACCTTTGCTTTTACCGGGCTAAATCCTAGCGTTGTGGCAGGGGCAGGGGCTGTGGCTGTGGTGTTTGCCTTCCTTTCCCGCAATCTTTTAGAAGATATGCTCAACGGTATTTTAATTTTATGTACTGATCGTTTTGCGGTGGGTGATGTGGTAGAAATTAATGGGTTAGCAGGTTGTGTAGAAACTATGAACCTTTATGCTACTTCCTTGCGTAACTTGGATGGTCAACTAATTGTGATTCCCAATGGTCACATTTCTACGGTGATTAATATGACTAAAAATTGGTCTAGGGTCAACTTTACCATCGAAATCGCTTGGAATCAGGACATTAAAACCGCTACTAATTTAATTCATGAGGTGGCAGAAAAACTTTATGAGGAACAAGAGTGGCAAGAAAAAATCCTCGAACCTGCGGATATTTTGGGTATTGAAAAGGTATCCCATGATGGTATTATGATTCGACTTTTGATTAAGACTTTACCTGCGGAACAATGGGCTGTGGGTAGAGAGTTACGATTAAGGGTTAAAGAAGCCTTTGATAGGGCTGGTATTTCCTTGGGTATTCCCCAAAGGGAAATCTGGCATCGTGAACCTAATCCACCTAATGGGGCAACGGCTTCTGTTAATAATTAA
- a CDS encoding cobalamin (vitamin B12) biosynthesis CbiX protein (PFAM: CbiX~COGs: COG2138 conserved hypothetical protein~InterPro IPR007087:IPR002762~KEGG: cyh:Cyan8802_3890 cobalamin (vitamin B12) biosynthesis CbiX protein~PFAM: cobalamin (vitamin B12) biosynthesis CbiX protein~SPTR: Cobalamin (Vitamin B12) biosynthesis CbiX protein), whose translation MRNVIIEKPINDHLKIELPPLPIQRPLLMIGHGTRDQNGRDVFMEFVETYQKLDQSRPVIPCFLELTEPTIAQGVDFCIQQGYEDISALPILLFAARHNKFDVTNELDRTRLKYPQLKFHYGRHFGINPSILDLWQERLALLDTPPYNPDNISREETVLLFVGRGSSDPDANGDVLKFARILWEGSGYKTVETCFIGITHPRLEEGFKRALLYQPKRIIVLPYFLFMGALMKKIFRISQEHQQLYSDIQIDCLPEMGIQPQLLQLIREREIETQLGEVKMNCEMCKFRLNALGNPDSHSHSHGHDHGHHHHHESEDPLAKPEAYHQRIWQTP comes from the coding sequence ATGCGAAATGTAATCATCGAAAAACCCATCAACGATCACCTAAAAATCGAACTCCCCCCATTACCCATCCAACGACCCCTACTAATGATAGGTCATGGTACAAGGGATCAAAACGGTAGAGACGTATTCATGGAATTCGTAGAAACCTATCAAAAACTAGATCAATCGCGCCCTGTGATTCCCTGCTTTTTAGAACTAACAGAACCCACCATTGCCCAAGGAGTAGACTTTTGTATCCAACAAGGATACGAAGACATATCCGCTCTACCTATTCTTTTGTTTGCCGCCCGTCACAACAAATTTGACGTTACCAACGAACTAGATCGCACTAGGTTAAAATATCCTCAGCTAAAATTTCACTATGGTAGACACTTTGGCATTAACCCTAGTATTTTAGATCTCTGGCAAGAAAGACTAGCCCTCCTTGATACCCCTCCATATAACCCCGACAATATTTCTAGGGAAGAAACAGTATTATTGTTCGTGGGCAGAGGCTCTAGCGATCCTGATGCCAATGGCGATGTGCTCAAATTTGCCCGTATTTTGTGGGAAGGAAGTGGCTACAAAACCGTTGAAACCTGTTTTATCGGCATTACTCACCCCCGCCTCGAAGAAGGATTTAAGAGAGCATTACTATATCAACCCAAAAGAATCATTGTTCTGCCTTACTTCCTGTTTATGGGGGCATTAATGAAAAAGATTTTTCGCATTAGCCAAGAACATCAACAACTATATTCAGACATTCAAATTGACTGCCTCCCCGAGATGGGCATTCAACCGCAACTGCTTCAACTAATTAGGGAAAGAGAAATCGAAACCCAACTAGGAGAAGTAAAAATGAATTGCGAAATGTGCAAATTCCGTCTCAATGCCCTAGGTAATCCTGACTCTCACTCTCACAGCCATGGACATGACCATGGACATCATCATCACCACGAAAGCGAGGATCCCCTAGCCAAGCCAGAAGCATATCATCAAAGGATTTGGCAAACTCCATAA
- a CDS encoding microcompartments protein (PFAM: BMC domain~COGs: COG4577 Carbon dioxide concentrating mechanism/carboxysome shell protein~InterPro IPR020808:IPR000249~KEGG: cyh:Cyan8802_1885 microcompartments protein~PFAM: microcompartments protein~SPTR: Microcompartments protein), with protein sequence MPEAVGVIQTLGFPSILAAADAMVKSARVTLVYFDKAESGQFAIAIRGAVSEVNRAMKEGLRVAEEVLGGEVMNHYIVPNPPPNVVDVLPIAHNEVSDPYRV encoded by the coding sequence ATGCCTGAAGCAGTAGGAGTTATTCAAACTTTGGGTTTTCCCTCTATCTTAGCGGCGGCGGATGCTATGGTAAAAAGCGCCCGAGTTACCCTTGTCTATTTTGATAAGGCTGAAAGTGGTCAATTTGCGATCGCCATTAGGGGAGCAGTATCCGAAGTAAACCGAGCCATGAAAGAGGGTTTGAGGGTAGCGGAGGAGGTGCTTGGGGGTGAAGTAATGAATCATTACATTGTCCCAAATCCACCGCCAAATGTGGTAGATGTGTTACCCATTGCCCATAATGAAGTTTCTGATCCCTATCGGGTGTAA
- a CDS encoding microcompartments protein (PFAM: BMC domain~COGs: COG4577 Carbon dioxide concentrating mechanism/carboxysome shell protein~InterPro IPR020808:IPR000249~KEGG: syp:SYNPCC7002_A2613 carbon dioxide concentrating mechanism protein~PFAM: microcompartments protein~SPTR: Carbon dioxide concentrating mechanism protein): MPSQSAVGSIETKGFPGILAAADAMVKAGRVTLVGYIRVGSARFTVNIRGDVSEVKTAMAAGIDAVKKAEGATLESWVIIPRPHQNVCAVLPIDYTDEVESYRQAVEGNTAPYLTSQS; encoded by the coding sequence ATGCCTTCACAGTCAGCAGTTGGCTCTATTGAAACAAAAGGATTTCCCGGTATTTTGGCGGCGGCAGATGCCATGGTTAAAGCTGGTAGAGTTACCCTTGTGGGTTATATCAGGGTTGGTAGCGCCCGTTTTACCGTTAATATTCGTGGTGATGTCTCGGAGGTCAAAACTGCAATGGCGGCGGGTATTGATGCGGTGAAGAAAGCTGAGGGTGCAACTTTGGAGTCTTGGGTGATTATCCCTCGTCCCCATCAAAATGTCTGTGCTGTATTACCTATCGATTATACTGATGAGGTGGAATCTTATCGTCAAGCGGTGGAAGGAAATACTGCCCCCTATCTTACTTCTCAGTCTTAG
- a CDS encoding hypothetical protein (KEGG: cyh:Cyan8802_2637 hypothetical protein~SPTR: Putative uncharacterized protein), translating to MPPRWPREPDRENDLEYRKLDDRMNFAVHVALFIAVNSGAWFFHNLQHAQWFWITWLTGIWSVILLAHFIYISAIADYTKAKN from the coding sequence ATGCCTCCACGTTGGCCCAGAGAACCAGATCGAGAAAATGACCTCGAATATAGAAAATTAGACGATCGCATGAATTTTGCAGTTCATGTTGCCCTGTTTATTGCCGTCAACTCGGGAGCGTGGTTTTTTCACAATTTACAACACGCCCAATGGTTTTGGATTACTTGGTTAACGGGCATTTGGAGTGTTATTCTCCTTGCACATTTTATTTATATAAGTGCGATCGCTGATTATACGAAAGCCAAAAATTAA
- a CDS encoding Pyridoxal-5'-phosphate-dependent protein beta subunit (PFAM: Pyridoxal-phosphate dependent enzyme~COGs: COG0031 Cysteine synthase~InterPro IPR001216:IPR001926~KEGG: cyc:PCC7424_4638 cysteine synthase A~PFAM: Pyridoxal-5'-phosphate-dependent protein beta subunit~SPTR: Cysteine synthase): MDIKQGFVGTIGNTPLIRLNSFSEETGCEILGKAEFLNPGGSVKDRAALYIIKEAEEKGLLKPGGTVVEGTAGNTGIGLAHICNAKGYKCVIVIPETQSQEKMDTLRTLGAEVRAVPAVPYKDPNNYVKLSGRIAEEMDNAIWANQFDNLANRRAHYETTGKEIWEQTDHQIDAWVAATGTGGTFAGVSLFLKDQNPDIKCILADPMGSGLYSYVKTGEIKSEGNSITEGIGNSRITANMEGVPIDDAVQIDDQEAIRVIYQLLYKEGLFMGGSVGINVAAAVAVAKKLGPGHRIVTVLCDGGGRYQSRLYNSEWLASKGLKADF, translated from the coding sequence ATGGATATTAAACAAGGCTTCGTCGGCACTATCGGTAATACTCCCTTAATCCGTTTAAACAGTTTTAGCGAAGAAACAGGATGCGAAATATTGGGAAAAGCCGAATTTCTTAACCCTGGTGGTTCCGTGAAAGATAGAGCCGCCTTGTATATTATCAAAGAAGCCGAAGAAAAAGGCTTATTAAAACCGGGTGGAACTGTCGTCGAAGGCACCGCAGGAAATACTGGCATTGGACTAGCGCACATCTGTAATGCAAAAGGTTACAAATGCGTTATTGTGATTCCTGAAACTCAATCCCAAGAGAAAATGGATACCCTCAGAACCCTTGGGGCAGAAGTAAGAGCGGTTCCTGCCGTACCCTACAAAGATCCTAACAACTATGTAAAATTGTCAGGAAGAATTGCCGAGGAAATGGACAATGCCATCTGGGCAAATCAATTTGATAATCTTGCCAATCGTCGCGCCCATTACGAAACCACGGGCAAGGAAATTTGGGAACAAACGGATCATCAAATAGATGCTTGGGTAGCCGCCACGGGTACGGGGGGAACTTTTGCAGGGGTATCTTTGTTTTTGAAAGATCAAAACCCTGATATTAAATGTATTTTGGCAGATCCCATGGGTAGCGGTTTATATAGCTACGTCAAAACAGGGGAAATCAAATCCGAGGGCAACTCCATCACCGAAGGCATTGGTAACAGTCGCATTACCGCCAACATGGAAGGAGTACCCATTGATGATGCGGTACAAATTGATGACCAAGAAGCTATTAGGGTAATCTATCAATTGCTATATAAAGAAGGATTATTTATGGGTGGTTCGGTAGGAATTAATGTAGCGGCGGCGGTGGCTGTGGCGAAAAAGCTAGGGCCAGGTCATCGTATTGTTACGGTTTTGTGTGATGGTGGTGGTCGTTATCAATCCCGACTTTATAACTCTGAATGGTTGGCTTCTAAGGGTTTAAAGGCAGATTTTTAA